From a region of the Tursiops truncatus isolate mTurTru1 chromosome 2, mTurTru1.mat.Y, whole genome shotgun sequence genome:
- the IDI1 gene encoding isopentenyl-diphosphate Delta-isomerase 1 isoform X1: protein MWRSLARARAIGRAALGGWARAGGGPCAWELGLQEASAAECRPAVGLLVRSPGRRAGWAAMPEVSTDELDERQVQLLAEMCILIDENDRRIGAETKKNCHLNENIERGLLHRAFSVFLFNTENKLLLQQRSDAKITFPGCFTNTCCSHPLNNPRELEENNAIGVRRAAQRRLKAELGIPMEEVPPEEINYLTRIHYKAQSDGIWGEHEIDYILFVKKNVTLNPDPNEIKSYCYVSKEELEELLEKAAHGEIKITPWFQIIAETFLFRWWDNLNHLNQFVDHEKIHRM, encoded by the exons ATGTGGCGCTCTCTGGCGCGGGCGCGGGCGATTGGGCGCGCGGCGTTGGGAGGCTGGGCTCGGGCCGGGGGCGGGCCCTGTGCTTGGGAGCTAGGCCTGCAGGAGGCGAGCGCTGCGGAGTGTCGTCCCGCTGTCGGTCTGCTTGTGAG ATCCCCGGGTAGGCGCGCAGGCTGGGCCGCGATGCCCGAGGTGAGCACTGATGAGCTGGACGAGCGGCAGGTGCAGCTCTTGGCGGAGATGTGCATACTCATCGACGAGAACGACCGGAGGATCGGGGCGGAGACCAAGAAGAACTGCCATCTGAACGAGAACATCGAGAGAG GATTATTGCATCGAGCTTTTAGTGTTTTCTTATTCAACACTGAAAATAagctcctgctgcagcagagaTCAGACGCTAAAATTACCTTTCCAG GTTGTTTTACTAATACTTGCTGTAGTCATCCCTTAAATAATCCACGAGAGCTTGAAGAAAACAATGCAATTGGAGTAAGGCGAGCAGCACAGAGGCGTTTAAAGGCTGAGTTGGGAATTCCCATGGAAGAG GTTCCTCCAGAAGAAATTAATTATCTAACACGAATTCATTACAAGGCTCAATCTGATGGTATCTGGGGAGAACATGAAATTGATTACATTTTGTTTGTGAAGAAGAATGTGACCTTGAATCCAGATCCCAATGAGATTAAAAGCTATTGTTACGTATCAAAGGAAGAACTAGAAGAacttctggaaaaggcagcccaTGGTGAAATTAAGATAACTCCGTGGTTTCAAATTATTGCAGAGACTTTTCTCTTTAGGTGGTGGGATAACTTAAATCATTTGAATCAGTTTGTTGACCATGAGAAAATACACAGAATGTAG
- the IDI1 gene encoding isopentenyl-diphosphate Delta-isomerase 1 isoform X2 codes for MPEVSTDELDERQVQLLAEMCILIDENDRRIGAETKKNCHLNENIERGLLHRAFSVFLFNTENKLLLQQRSDAKITFPGCFTNTCCSHPLNNPRELEENNAIGVRRAAQRRLKAELGIPMEEVPPEEINYLTRIHYKAQSDGIWGEHEIDYILFVKKNVTLNPDPNEIKSYCYVSKEELEELLEKAAHGEIKITPWFQIIAETFLFRWWDNLNHLNQFVDHEKIHRM; via the exons ATGCCCGAGGTGAGCACTGATGAGCTGGACGAGCGGCAGGTGCAGCTCTTGGCGGAGATGTGCATACTCATCGACGAGAACGACCGGAGGATCGGGGCGGAGACCAAGAAGAACTGCCATCTGAACGAGAACATCGAGAGAG GATTATTGCATCGAGCTTTTAGTGTTTTCTTATTCAACACTGAAAATAagctcctgctgcagcagagaTCAGACGCTAAAATTACCTTTCCAG GTTGTTTTACTAATACTTGCTGTAGTCATCCCTTAAATAATCCACGAGAGCTTGAAGAAAACAATGCAATTGGAGTAAGGCGAGCAGCACAGAGGCGTTTAAAGGCTGAGTTGGGAATTCCCATGGAAGAG GTTCCTCCAGAAGAAATTAATTATCTAACACGAATTCATTACAAGGCTCAATCTGATGGTATCTGGGGAGAACATGAAATTGATTACATTTTGTTTGTGAAGAAGAATGTGACCTTGAATCCAGATCCCAATGAGATTAAAAGCTATTGTTACGTATCAAAGGAAGAACTAGAAGAacttctggaaaaggcagcccaTGGTGAAATTAAGATAACTCCGTGGTTTCAAATTATTGCAGAGACTTTTCTCTTTAGGTGGTGGGATAACTTAAATCATTTGAATCAGTTTGTTGACCATGAGAAAATACACAGAATGTAG
- the IDI1 gene encoding isopentenyl-diphosphate Delta-isomerase 1 isoform X3: MWRSLARARAIGRAALGGWARAGGGPCAWELGLQEASAAECRPAVGLLVRSPGRRAGWAAMPEVSTDELDERQVQLLAEMCILIDENDRRIGAETKKNCHLNENIERGLLHRAFSVFLFNTENKLLLQQRSDAKITFPGCFTNTCCSHPLNNPRELEENNAIGVRRAAQRRLKAELGIPMEEVFGVLS; this comes from the exons ATGTGGCGCTCTCTGGCGCGGGCGCGGGCGATTGGGCGCGCGGCGTTGGGAGGCTGGGCTCGGGCCGGGGGCGGGCCCTGTGCTTGGGAGCTAGGCCTGCAGGAGGCGAGCGCTGCGGAGTGTCGTCCCGCTGTCGGTCTGCTTGTGAG ATCCCCGGGTAGGCGCGCAGGCTGGGCCGCGATGCCCGAGGTGAGCACTGATGAGCTGGACGAGCGGCAGGTGCAGCTCTTGGCGGAGATGTGCATACTCATCGACGAGAACGACCGGAGGATCGGGGCGGAGACCAAGAAGAACTGCCATCTGAACGAGAACATCGAGAGAG GATTATTGCATCGAGCTTTTAGTGTTTTCTTATTCAACACTGAAAATAagctcctgctgcagcagagaTCAGACGCTAAAATTACCTTTCCAG GTTGTTTTACTAATACTTGCTGTAGTCATCCCTTAAATAATCCACGAGAGCTTGAAGAAAACAATGCAATTGGAGTAAGGCGAGCAGCACAGAGGCGTTTAAAGGCTGAGTTGGGAATTCCCATGGAAGAG gtttttggggttttgtcCTAG